The following coding sequences lie in one Deltaproteobacteria bacterium genomic window:
- a CDS encoding TolC family protein, translating into MSLGGILAFADQRSPVLTVARSTRSRAEAARVAASILLPTNPEVSVAAGPRFGLSGTGVDVDVTLMQQIQIAGERGARIDAAAALRDLTDAEIEQIRWAVHCDVHAAFHRALVEQERARLAERVVTFQQEVLRVVERQISAGEAAPLALRLAQAEVAQAQQVLVAAQQALLASRIRLGQLSGWPVASPPMPAGAVDSPRDPPPLERLSAVARERLPSLRAGAARIREAEARSTLADREAWPRPSLGVQYRREGNPTSEGAYDIVMGVVSIPIPSFQLNQGERARARADVTVAEAELDASRRLLDGQIAEARSEVVAAAARTRAYGTEILPRFEENLTLLRRSFELGEIDILALSTGRERFLRIQSDALGAQQDYFVALAGLERVVGVDLWRDDHHEESTP; encoded by the coding sequence GTGTCGCTCGGCGGCATCTTGGCGTTCGCCGATCAGCGGTCGCCCGTACTCACGGTCGCGCGAAGCACACGTTCGCGCGCCGAGGCGGCACGTGTGGCCGCGTCAATCCTCCTACCCACGAACCCCGAAGTGTCGGTCGCCGCAGGCCCGCGCTTCGGTCTCTCCGGCACAGGCGTCGATGTCGACGTTACGCTCATGCAGCAGATCCAGATCGCGGGTGAACGGGGCGCGCGTATCGACGCCGCGGCAGCCCTTCGGGACCTCACCGACGCCGAGATCGAACAGATCCGCTGGGCCGTGCACTGCGACGTTCACGCCGCCTTTCATCGAGCCCTCGTCGAGCAGGAGCGCGCACGGCTCGCCGAGCGCGTCGTGACCTTTCAGCAGGAGGTGCTGCGGGTGGTCGAGCGGCAGATCTCGGCGGGCGAGGCTGCGCCGCTGGCTCTCCGGCTTGCACAAGCCGAGGTAGCTCAAGCGCAGCAGGTCCTCGTAGCAGCGCAGCAGGCTCTTCTGGCGTCGCGCATTCGCCTCGGCCAGCTGTCCGGATGGCCCGTCGCTTCCCCACCAATGCCAGCTGGAGCCGTGGACAGCCCGCGAGACCCGCCGCCTCTCGAACGCCTCAGCGCGGTCGCTCGTGAGCGCCTCCCAAGTCTCCGCGCCGGTGCCGCCCGGATCCGAGAGGCTGAGGCGCGATCGACGCTCGCGGATCGTGAAGCTTGGCCGCGTCCCTCGCTCGGCGTGCAGTACCGCCGCGAGGGCAATCCAACGAGCGAGGGCGCCTACGACATCGTCATGGGCGTGGTCTCGATTCCCATCCCGAGTTTCCAGCTGAACCAGGGCGAGCGGGCACGGGCGCGCGCCGACGTGACCGTGGCTGAGGCCGAGCTCGACGCTTCACGTCGCCTGCTCGACGGGCAGATCGCGGAGGCCCGAAGCGAAGTCGTCGCCGCGGCGGCGCGCACGCGGGCGTACGGGACGGAGATCCTTCCGCGCTTCGAGGAGAACCTCACGCTGCTGCGCCGCTCCTTCGAGCTTGGCGAGATCGACATCCTCGCGCTCTCCACCGGGCGCGAACGCTTCCTGCGCATCCAGAGCGACGCACTCGGGGCGCAGCAGGACTACTTCGTCGCGTTGGCCGGACTCGAGCGGGTCGTCGGCGTCGACCTTTGGCGCGATGACCACCACGAGGAGAGCACCCCATGA
- a CDS encoding efflux RND transporter periplasmic adaptor subunit — protein sequence MNRTLLASFLIALLTSACNKGGGNDGHAEEGGHAEEAGHREGEHENEVHLSAEALERAGIRLAAAERRALTGGVAIPAEVQFEPSSTAHVGPLVPGRITRVLVALGDAVRRGQLLGVVASSDVSTARARLDQARARLTAAESTLRRQQQLSTEGIGAQRSLIDAEAQVGELRAEVEGLRRQLSVFGSGSAGELALTAPIDGVVVAVHGTLGETATPDQPVFIVTDPTKVWVRGNVPELELARVQVGSAAVVRLHAFPDAMMPGTITYVAPALDERTRSLPVRVTLQAPDARLRSGLFGSIELVGGSADERVLVVPADAVATLDGQTVVFVPADEPNSFRPQPVALGRRAGGFFEVRSGLDEGARLCVSGAFTLKSALRSGELSEGHEH from the coding sequence ATGAACCGCACGCTTCTAGCTTCCTTCCTAATCGCCCTGCTGACCTCGGCCTGCAACAAGGGCGGCGGCAACGATGGGCACGCCGAGGAAGGCGGGCACGCCGAAGAGGCCGGCCATCGCGAAGGCGAGCATGAGAACGAGGTGCATCTCTCCGCCGAGGCGCTCGAGCGTGCCGGCATCCGTCTCGCCGCCGCGGAGCGCCGCGCGCTGACGGGTGGCGTCGCCATCCCGGCCGAAGTCCAGTTCGAGCCGAGCAGCACGGCACATGTCGGCCCGCTCGTCCCCGGACGCATCACGCGCGTCTTGGTCGCGCTCGGCGACGCCGTGCGACGCGGGCAGCTCCTCGGCGTGGTCGCATCGAGTGATGTGTCGACAGCGCGCGCTCGACTCGACCAGGCTCGCGCACGACTGACCGCAGCCGAGTCCACGCTCCGTCGTCAGCAGCAGCTCTCGACGGAGGGGATCGGCGCGCAGCGGTCGCTCATCGATGCGGAGGCTCAGGTCGGCGAGCTGCGCGCCGAGGTCGAAGGACTGCGGCGCCAGCTCTCCGTGTTCGGCTCCGGGAGCGCGGGTGAGCTCGCACTGACCGCCCCCATCGACGGTGTGGTGGTCGCGGTTCACGGAACACTCGGGGAGACCGCGACGCCCGACCAACCCGTGTTCATCGTAACTGACCCGACGAAGGTCTGGGTGCGGGGCAACGTGCCGGAGCTGGAGTTGGCGCGAGTGCAGGTGGGTTCGGCTGCTGTCGTTCGCCTTCACGCGTTTCCCGACGCCATGATGCCGGGCACCATCACGTACGTCGCGCCCGCGCTCGACGAGCGCACTCGCTCATTACCCGTACGCGTGACGCTGCAAGCACCCGACGCGCGCCTCCGCAGCGGGCTCTTCGGCAGCATCGAGTTGGTGGGCGGGAGCGCCGACGAGCGCGTGCTCGTCGTTCCGGCCGACGCCGTCGCGACCCTCGACGGGCAGACCGTCGTCTTCGTTCCCGCCGACGAACCGAACAGCTTTCGGCCTCAGCCCGTTGCGCTCGGGCGACGCGCAGGCGGCTTCTTCGAGGTCCGCTCGGGGCTCGATGAAGGTGCACGTCTGTGCGTCAGCGGCGCATTCACACTGAAGAGCGCCCTACGCAGCGGCGAGCTCTCCGAAGGCCACGAGCACTGA
- a CDS encoding efflux RND transporter permease subunit, whose protein sequence is MKKLLELCLKWRLLVFAFVVIVAAVGVRSAQQLPIDAVPDITNVQVQVLTNVPALGPVDVERTITFPVEASMSGLPGVEEIRSVSRFGLSAVTIVFEEGTDLLRARQLISERLVQARERLPAGASPELGPLSSGLGEIFQFEVRADNMCPPGQPDTEQCYSPMELRSVLDWFVAYELRSVPGVVEVNSFGGELKTYEVEVLPDRLRALNVSLNDLFEAIERNNATAGGGYLVRSGEQLLVRGEGRIQSLDEIGDVLIETREDGVPVRVRDVARVHLAPLIRQGAVTRDGRGEVVTGIVMMLVGANGREVVENVKAKITQIAPSLPPGVRIDVFYDRSDLVNRTIHTVGTNLAEGALFVIAVLFLLLGSIRGGLIVAAAIPFAMLVAFTAMKALGLSGNLMSLGAIDFGIVVDGSIIVVENAVVHLAAAARGQKRPMTYNEAADVVLNSTLDVRKAALFGEAIIVIVYIPILTLAGIEGKMFKPMAITVLFALLGAFVASLTFVPVLVATFLRQHTEEKEPFIVRLLHRVYPRLLAPLMKAPKKVIAISLVLLVASGVVASRMGAEFVPRLDEGAIAIQILRLPSVSLEESVQGSTRFERVIREFPEVVTVVSKTGRAEIATDPMGVELSDCIVILRPQDEWTTAHTREELIQRMSARFAEALPGLGFSFSQPIELRMAELISGTRSDVAITIYGDDLATLERLSLQVQGVVRGIPGASDVRGEQLAGLPTLEVTVDRAAASRYGISVRDALDAIEALGGRNVGEVYEGERRFRLQVRVPSGLRDDIDQVRNLPVSGQSGPLVPLGQIASIQVVDSPASVSREAVRRRTNVEANVRGRDLASFVGEAQRRVRDQVQMPPGYVVQWGGQFENLSAASERLAVAVPIALGLIFILLYMAFGQLKPALLIYLNVPFAAVGGVFLLALRGMPFSISAAIGFIALFGIAVLNGVVLLTTIKKLREHGKSPLEAAQEGAESRLRAVVMTATVAALGFIPMALSSSAGAEVQRPLATVVIGGLVSATFLTLFVLPTVYAFVYRKEEPQPPSGAGPEPAVDVDAAQAEGAA, encoded by the coding sequence ATGAAGAAGCTTCTCGAACTTTGCCTAAAGTGGCGCCTCCTCGTCTTCGCCTTCGTCGTCATCGTCGCAGCGGTGGGCGTGCGTAGCGCGCAGCAACTGCCCATCGACGCGGTCCCCGACATCACCAACGTCCAGGTGCAGGTGCTGACGAACGTGCCGGCGCTCGGTCCGGTCGACGTCGAGCGCACCATCACGTTCCCGGTCGAGGCTTCGATGAGCGGTCTCCCCGGCGTCGAGGAGATTCGCAGCGTCTCGCGCTTCGGGCTCTCGGCGGTGACGATCGTCTTCGAGGAGGGAACGGACCTCCTCCGCGCGCGGCAGCTCATTTCCGAGCGCCTCGTTCAGGCGCGCGAGCGTCTTCCCGCTGGTGCGTCGCCGGAGCTCGGCCCCCTCAGCTCGGGCCTGGGAGAGATCTTTCAGTTCGAGGTGCGCGCAGACAACATGTGCCCCCCTGGACAGCCCGACACCGAGCAGTGCTACTCGCCGATGGAGCTGCGCTCCGTGCTCGACTGGTTCGTGGCCTACGAGCTGCGCTCCGTGCCCGGCGTCGTCGAGGTCAACTCGTTCGGTGGCGAGCTGAAGACGTACGAGGTCGAGGTCCTCCCGGACCGGCTGCGCGCGCTGAACGTCTCGCTCAACGACCTCTTCGAGGCGATCGAACGCAACAACGCCACGGCGGGTGGCGGCTACCTCGTTCGCTCCGGCGAGCAGCTCCTCGTGCGTGGCGAGGGTCGCATCCAGAGCCTCGACGAGATCGGCGACGTGCTGATCGAGACGCGCGAAGACGGCGTACCCGTGCGCGTGCGCGATGTCGCTCGTGTTCACCTGGCGCCGCTCATTCGTCAGGGCGCAGTCACGCGCGACGGTCGCGGCGAGGTGGTGACCGGCATCGTGATGATGCTGGTCGGAGCCAATGGCCGCGAGGTCGTCGAGAACGTGAAGGCAAAGATCACCCAGATCGCGCCTTCGCTGCCTCCTGGAGTGCGCATCGACGTCTTCTACGACCGTTCTGACCTCGTGAACCGGACCATCCACACGGTCGGGACGAACCTCGCGGAAGGCGCGCTGTTTGTCATCGCGGTGCTGTTCCTGTTGCTCGGCAGCATTCGTGGCGGACTTATCGTCGCGGCAGCCATCCCTTTCGCGATGCTGGTGGCGTTCACCGCCATGAAGGCTCTCGGGCTCTCGGGCAACCTTATGAGCCTCGGAGCCATCGACTTCGGCATCGTGGTCGACGGCTCCATCATCGTCGTGGAGAACGCCGTCGTGCACCTGGCTGCCGCAGCACGCGGGCAGAAACGCCCGATGACGTACAACGAGGCGGCGGACGTGGTCCTCAACTCCACGCTCGACGTGCGCAAGGCGGCGCTCTTCGGCGAGGCGATCATCGTCATCGTCTACATCCCGATCCTCACCCTCGCGGGCATCGAGGGGAAGATGTTCAAGCCGATGGCCATCACGGTGCTGTTCGCATTGCTCGGCGCCTTCGTCGCGTCGCTCACCTTCGTGCCGGTGCTGGTGGCCACGTTTCTTCGTCAGCACACCGAGGAGAAGGAGCCCTTCATCGTGCGCCTGCTCCACCGCGTGTATCCGCGTCTGCTGGCTCCGCTCATGAAGGCCCCGAAGAAGGTCATCGCAATATCGCTCGTCCTGCTGGTCGCGAGCGGCGTGGTGGCCTCGCGCATGGGGGCCGAGTTCGTCCCGCGTCTCGATGAGGGCGCCATCGCTATTCAGATTCTGAGGCTCCCCAGCGTTTCCCTCGAGGAGAGCGTGCAGGGTTCGACGCGTTTCGAGCGCGTCATCCGCGAGTTCCCGGAGGTCGTGACCGTAGTCTCGAAGACGGGGCGCGCCGAAATCGCGACCGACCCGATGGGCGTGGAGTTGTCGGACTGCATCGTCATCTTGAGACCGCAAGACGAGTGGACTACCGCTCACACGCGCGAGGAGCTGATTCAGCGAATGTCCGCGCGCTTCGCCGAGGCGCTGCCGGGACTCGGCTTCTCCTTCTCACAGCCGATCGAGCTGCGCATGGCCGAGCTGATCAGCGGCACGCGGTCCGACGTGGCGATCACGATCTACGGTGATGATCTCGCTACGCTCGAGCGACTCAGCCTTCAGGTTCAAGGTGTAGTCCGCGGCATCCCTGGGGCGTCCGACGTGCGTGGCGAGCAGCTCGCCGGGCTGCCGACTCTCGAGGTCACCGTCGACCGTGCCGCCGCCTCGCGCTACGGCATCTCGGTGAGGGACGCTCTCGATGCCATAGAGGCGCTCGGCGGAAGGAACGTCGGCGAAGTGTACGAAGGCGAGCGTCGCTTCCGCCTTCAGGTCCGCGTGCCCTCAGGCCTGCGAGACGACATCGACCAGGTGCGGAACCTGCCCGTGAGCGGCCAGAGCGGCCCCCTCGTGCCGTTGGGTCAGATCGCGAGCATCCAAGTCGTGGACTCGCCGGCGAGCGTGAGCCGCGAGGCCGTTCGTCGGCGCACGAACGTGGAGGCGAACGTTCGCGGTCGCGACCTCGCCTCGTTTGTTGGAGAGGCTCAGAGGCGGGTACGCGATCAAGTGCAGATGCCGCCCGGCTACGTCGTGCAATGGGGTGGACAGTTCGAGAACCTCAGCGCCGCGTCGGAGCGGCTCGCGGTGGCAGTTCCTATCGCGCTTGGGCTGATCTTCATTCTGCTTTACATGGCGTTCGGGCAGCTCAAGCCCGCATTGCTCATCTACCTCAACGTGCCCTTCGCTGCGGTGGGCGGCGTCTTCCTGCTGGCCCTGCGGGGCATGCCGTTCTCCATCAGCGCCGCGATCGGGTTCATCGCGCTCTTCGGCATCGCGGTATTGAACGGCGTCGTGCTCCTCACGACCATCAAGAAGCTACGAGAGCACGGAAAGTCGCCGCTCGAAGCTGCGCAAGAAGGCGCTGAGTCTCGATTGCGGGCCGTCGTGATGACGGCGACCGTCGCGGCGCTCGGCTTCATACCTATGGCGCTTTCCTCGAGTGCGGGCGCGGAGGTGCAGCGGCCGTTGGCTACCGTGGTCATCGGCGGCCTCGTCAGTGCGACGTTCCTGACTCTCTTCGTCCTTCCGACCGTGTATGCGTTCGTCTACCGCAAAGAGGAGCCGCAACCTCCGAGCGGCGCGGGCCCAGAGCCCGCTGTGGACGTCGACGCGGCCCAAGCAGAGGGGGCGGCGTGA